A single window of Achromobacter xylosoxidans DNA harbors:
- a CDS encoding entericidin A/B family lipoprotein has protein sequence MKNKVILVMLLSIAAMSAGCNTVAGAGKDIQRGGEKIEGAATK, from the coding sequence ATGAAGAACAAAGTCATTCTCGTGATGCTGCTTTCGATTGCCGCCATGTCGGCGGGGTGCAATACCGTGGCAGGGGCCGGCAAGGACATCCAGCGCGGTGGCGAGAAAATCGAGGGCGCCGCGACCAAGTAA